In Scleropages formosus chromosome 10, fSclFor1.1, whole genome shotgun sequence, a single genomic region encodes these proteins:
- the LOC114911706 gene encoding secretory phospholipase A2 receptor-like, with the protein MEGNLEHLRANYSLLVNEKNKLQENYSILIIVKEQVQEDCSFIVEDKKLLEENYNILDKEYIQLQTNSRILTEENNRLKENYGSLTEDREALRRKYNVMLLKVPFLDKYCPSFCKDYRRASATSSELTKCSCTSCPDRWETFNSKCYYFSTLDKKTWEESRQYCANYGGHLVIIDSEEELVFINNHAAEKYWIGLTDAEGEWTWVDGTPLKDHSCNSECGSYLAGTMTLMLFLFDSWNPCFKFLHLYLPADLCGPCPWGWQRLNSKCYYISKHGKLHWDDSKQYCSKHRAHLVIINSEEEKNFINKHIASDYWIGLYREAWMRAWTWVDNTPLGENRFWQKGQPGNLYYYSKECVISNAAGWKKESCYSHNFWVCETEALIF; encoded by the exons ATGGAAGGAAATCTGGAGCATCTTAGAGCAAACTACAGCCTTCTGGTTAATGAGAAAAACAAGCTACAAGAAAACTAcagcattttaattattgtcAAAGAGCAGGTACAGGAGGATTGCAGTTTCATTGTTGAAGACAAGAAGCTTCTGGAGGAAAACTACAACATTTTGGATAAAGAGTACATCCAGTTACAAACAAACTCAAGAATTTTGACAGAAGAGAACAACAGGTTAAAGGAAAACTATGGCAGTCTAACTGAAGACAGGGAGGCGTTACGAAGAAAATATAACGTAATGTTACTTAAAGTACCATTCTTGGATAAGTACTGTCCTTCTTTTTGTAAAG ATTatagaagagcatctgctacgTCATCTGAATTGACAAAATGCTCATGTACATCATGTCCTGACAGATGGGAAACATTTAATTCCAAGTGTTACTATTTCTCTACTCTGGACAAGAAGACCTGGGAAGAAAGTCGACAATACTGCGCTAATTATGGGGGTCACCTTGTGATTATAGACAGTGAGGAGGAATTG GTTTTTATCAACAATCATGCAGCTGAAAAATACTGGATTGGACTGACTGATGCAGAGGGAGAATGGACCTGGGTAGATGGCACCCCTCTAAAGGATCATAG CTGTAACAGTGAGTGTGGCAGTTATCTGGCAGGAACAATGACTCttatgctgtttttatttgattctTGGAACCCTTGTTTCAAATTCTTACATTTGTATTTGCCAGCTGATCTCTGCGGTCCCTGTCCCTGGGGCTGGCAGAGGTTAAACTCCAAGTGTTACTATATCTCTAAGCATGGAAAATTGCACTGGGATGACAGTAAACAGTACTGTTCCAAACATAGAGCTCACCTTGTGATTATAAACAGTGAGGAGGAAAAG AATTTTATCAACAAACATATAGCCAGTGATTACTGGATTGGACTGTACAGGGAAGCATGGATGAGGGCTTGGACCTGGGTGGATAACACCCCTCTAGGTGAGAACAG ATTCTGGCAAAAAGGACAGCCAGGAAATCTATATTATTACTCTAAAGAATGTGTCATTTCTAATGCAGCTGGATGGAAAAAAGAGAGCTGTTACTCTCACAATTTTTGGGTCTGTGAAACTGAAGCACTAATATTCTAA